DNA from Plasmodium cynomolgi strain B DNA, chromosome 12, whole genome shotgun sequence:
aaaacacagtgaaagaagaaacacaTGATAATGAATATGAACAAGAACAAAACCTGGAAGAAGAACCAAATGGCGAATTGACAGAAGAGTGGAAAGCTAAGGAAtggacaaaatggatgaaCAATACAGAAAAAGAGTGGGGAAATTTTACACAATCCTTTGAACATTATAAGCAAAAGtggattgaaaaaaaggaaagtgaaTGGGAAGAATGGCTCAGAAATATTCACTACAATTGGGTTGGATTtacaaacaaattggaagaagATTATATAAACGATAAAGCAAACGCTTGGACGAAATGGAATGAAAAGGAATGGAAAGGAATAATCGAAATGGAGTGGAAAAGGCCTATGAAAGTAAAGTGGACaaaattggtaaaaaaaaatgaagaaatttggGGAGAtaagttttttaattattgggATGATtggaaaggtaaaaaatggaacgaatggaaaaataaaaactggaaaaaaacagaagaggaaaagtggaataatttcgaaaaatgtaaagatttaaataatgacgaaaaatgtaaagatttaaataatgacgaaaaatgtaaagatctaaataatgatgaaaattggaaggaatggaaaaaaagattgttaagagaaaaaaaggaatgggaAAATTGGgtcaacaaaaaagaagatgtCCTAATGGATGCAGAAGAAACATActggaaaaagtggaaagaaTACAAGTGGAACTACCTGAATGAATGGATGAAGCAAGTGGAAGTGGAATGGTTAAAGTCCAAACCGTGGGAAGTCTTAAAGCAGGTAAGGAGCGATTCCTACGAATAAAACGTAAAAGTGGAAGATGATGCGCAACACAGTGAAGCGGAGTATTCACTGAGCTCCTAAAATGAAATGTTACCCTATCtgttacgaaaaaaaaggggataattttaaatttttcatgaCATCGAACGCCACCTCTCACCATTAAAACCACTCCAAAATAATCAAACGGGGACATACACCCCATAACGCAAATAGGCGACTTTTAAGAAGACGTGTCACCACAGCGCCGTGCACAGCGAATCCAATTTGTCCGACTTTCCAAATTGTTCAATTttccctccaaaaaaaatgtgaaatctGTGTTAACACTTTTTCAAGTGAATGTCACGTGGAAATTTTTAAgtgcttcgttttttttgctcttccaAATTGTTTTCCTTCAGATGACACAACTGTCAGTGTTATAAAAGGCGGATTTTTTGAAATGGcctttttacttctttttattcgttATACAATTCGCGTGTGTTCAATGCGTTTCGCTCCATTTGTTTACCACATATAGCTTTAGCTGTATATTTCTCGTGTAGGATGACAATCACCCACATCTCCTCATTAAGTGCCAGTTTGAGTGCTTACCTTAaatgcttcatttttgtttatttttcacccccATAATTTTGCGCAAACTTGGGTACGCTCATTCGTCACCCCTTCAATATGCaccatgaaaaatatatatatatatttatgcactGGGGGGGGCGACTTCCTCCCTCCCTTGTAAGGATAGACAAGGAAAAAGGATTACACAGTGCAATTACACTGTCAAGTACTTTTCTAGTAGATGTGAAACATTCCATTAAATGAGcccttatttttatgagcaaACAGTTCCCTCGCCACCAGTTGTCCCTTTTATTAAGTGCGCATAGACACCAACAAACATGCTTATGGCAGGAACTAGAATGTAGCACCAATCATGTACAGGGAAAAATTACGCTGGTTCATAATACTTAATGTATTCtttatttcttaaaatgagaaaataatcATTAGGCGAAAAGATGAAGGCTATACACCCCTTTCACCTTAGTGTGCTCATAAATTTGCGCAAAGATATGAATTCACAAgcttttcaccttttttctttattttttccgtatTTGTGTATGTATTCGATTTGCTTAAAAGAAGAAGTTcgtatttataaaaaggaacactccttttaaaaattaataaaaaaaagtttattttttttcccgtccATATAAATTACGCAGTTAAATATCTGCACGCATGAATAGTATTTGTTCAAGGTACCACAATTTTGCGACTGTACATCTTCACATTGCCTTCTTAAAAACTGATAgaccaaattttttgttctagTGATTACCACTAAAACTGTGGAGATGCATATTGTGCGAATATTCAAATGGAGAGGAACACCTCGAAAATCCGTCACACGTGAGCCATACATACCTAagcatattttatgttttaccCCTCTTACTATCACGTAAAATTAGCATATGAACGCTTTGAAAAGAATGGAAAGAGGTTATATAAGACTTTCCTCTACAATACACATAAAAGCTATTTtccaaaagaagaaaaaaaagtagaataAACCAgccaccaaaaaaaaagttaactgcttttttttcattatattttaagcaGTCTTGTGCAATTTTCCGTATTTCtagtatcattttttttgccactaAATTTACAGGAAGGTGTTAACAGGCAGGCCCCTTAATCAAAgtggtacatttttttccctttctcttttttaaagGAAGCTCAGTAAAATTTCATAAGCCATATATTTCTGGCTTTCTTTCTCCCAccaatgtatatatttatgtatatataatatatggtGACCCATAagcctttttcaaaaataaagcaaaattcTCGTGCTTTCTGCATGTNNNNNNNNNNNNNNNNNNNNNNNNNNNNNNNNNNNNNNNNNNNNNNNNNNNNNNNNNNNNNNNNNNNNNNNNNNNNNNNNNNNNNNNNNNNNNNNNNNNNNNNNNNNNNNNNNNNNNNNNNNNNNNNNNNNNNNNNNNNNNNNNNNNNNNNNNNNNNNNNNNNNNNNNNNNNNNNNNNNNNNNNNNNNNNNNNNNNNNNNNNNNNNNNNNNNNNNNNNNNNNNNNNNNNNNNNNNNNNNNNNNNNNNNNNNNNNNNNNNNNNNNNNNNNNNNNNNNNNNNNNNNNNNNNNNNNNNNNNNNNNNNNNNNNNNNNNNNNNNNNNNNNNNNNNNNNNNNNNNNNNNNNNNNNNNNNNNNNNNNNNNNNNNNNNNNNNNNNNNNNNNNNNNNNNNNNNNNNNNNNNNNNNNNNNNNNNNNNNNNNNNNNNNNNNNNNNNNNNNNNNNNNNNNNNNNNNNNNNNNNNNNNNNNNNNNNNNNNNNNNNNNNNNNNNNNNNNNNNNNNNNNNNNNNNNNNNNNNNNNNNNNNNNNNNNNNNNNNNNNNNNNNNNNNNNNNNNNNNNNNNNNNNNNNNNNNNNNNNNNNNNNNNNNNNNNNNNNNNNNNNNNNNNNNNNNNNNNNNNNNNNNNNNNNNNNNNNNNNNNNNNNNNNNNNNNNNNNNNNNNNNNNNNNNNNNNNNNNNNNNNNNNNNNNNNNNNNNNNNNNNNNNNNNNNNNNNNNNNNNNNNNNNNNNNNNNNNNNNNNNNNNNNNNNNNNNNNNNNNNNNNNNNNNNNNNNNNNNNNNNNNNNNNNNNNNNNNNNNNNNNNNNNNNNNNNNNNNNNNNNNNNNNNNNNNNNNNNNNNNCCGTTGTGTTCTATTGAAGTCGAACCCccatatatttgtatataataatattatagaaaaaaaaaaggtatttAAATGATTTAATAAACtggtttttgtttttattttaaattatatataaaatggcCATTTATAAACAAGCACAGAACTGAAGAaaaatcaataaaaaaattaatttgaaaaaattatatagaacaaaattataaacaagTTAGAAGAATAtttgtaacaaaatttagaaaaaaatttgctacaAAATTGATTAGAATTAGaaagaattcaaaaaaagaaaaccaaatttagaatttaaaaattttgtaaaatttacCTTCCTCAGTTTTGTTATATATCATGAAAACCTAAATTTTCCTCATTCACTTCTNAGGAACAAAAACAGAGGCCTAAGAACATACTGATGCTGAAAATGTTATACAAataagagtaaaaaaataaaaaagcaatgcaagctttttctctcttttttttttttgctcactagtttttaattttaagtaACCACGAATAAGACTATACTATTGAGGACAATTCAAATGAAAACCTACGTATATGTGCTCTATTACCTTAAGTTATTGGTGGTACGCAACGAAAATGGTGGCAAAATatagagaaacaaaaatgacaaaatggacGCCAATGAGCGGCAAATGTGCAACGAAATGGACATCCAAATgattcgcaaaaaaaaattatgtaatgAAAACCAACACCCCCTCAGTTGCCTATCTTTACCACatatttcttccccccccttttttttcccccccataAACCTTTGCAGAATAAAGCAGCAAATGCTATCTACCAAGGAATCAACCCATACCTTGACATAAAAAAGTACTACTTCTGTCCACACACAATATAAAACAGCGTCTCACTCActtatgtgcatttttgcatataccGGTTTGCATCCATTTAAGCGTTCCCCTGCACTTCCACCATTAAAAGGGTCCCATGACACACTcaccccttccccttttaacgTCCCTTCTCTCCAGATACAGTGAAGAAGCTCTTAAACAAATACAATGGCACAGAAACTTATCCGATGACTGGTACGTTAAAGATGATAACATCGTAAACGATTCCGGTGCTACAATAAAAGAAGTGGAGCATAGAATTAATCGAGGAGAAATATCCATTGGGGGCCAATGTTACGATGGAGACAAACATGATGACTTGAGAAATTTGTTCGTTAAATTAATAGATGAGCTCTTCTTTTCAAATTATGGAGAATGTctagaaatggaaaaaaagttatatcTTTCTACACAAGcttttctaaaaaaattgcaagatGATATAAACGAGGATTTTGAAGCCATTCTCCATGTGGTCAGAcatcacataaaaaatttctttaaaaagacAAGTGCACATAATCAGcaagaattggaaaaaataacaggaATAGATATGAACCTGAGAATTAATGACGAAGGAAATTTACTatttaataacaaaaatttacatcACTTCCTCGCTTTTACGAAATTAGAATTAAATATAGATTTAGAGCAAGAATATTCAACATTTGAAAATTACTCCCTCATTAGTGACATTGAACGTGTTTACATTGACCTTGCTATTGAAATTTCCAAAGTAGAAGAAGACAttgcaaaatatttgaatTCAACTTTACATAGATTTCCTCTCAAGTATTACCGTGATGCCAATGCCTTTGCAGTTATGTTCCAAAGTAATGCTATGATAATCCTAGAAGATAATTTACACGTTAATCTGTATCATAAATATGTAgagcaaatggaaaaatcaAACGCCAATTTCCGGATAGATATTAAGCCAATAGATTCGTTACTCCAAGATATGCTTAGCATACTAAATCACACCATTGACTACAATGTACATGCACTCTTTGTAAAACTAAATAAACACCTAAATGGAGACCTAAAATCTCTCATAGCattctttctttatttatttaatatagaaaaatttagaaatCATGACATTATAAAATctatagaagaaaaaagtgaagactTAGAAGAAAGTAAAATTATGTCCAATAGTTATAACTTATTtatgatagaaaaaaatgacatcaaCATTGCAGAaatcaaatttaaaatttttgtaaaaaataaatttgattTCAATGTagatgataaaaaagttcGATctctggaaaaaaaactttacgACATTTACCAAAATAAACACCTCGTAGAAGCCTTCAATCTAATTGCTTACCAAATATTAATCAAACGGATCGTCAAAGATTATGCAAACTTTGTGGAACAGCTTAAAAAAACTTCCTACAGATATCAACCACTTTTTAAGAAAGTGATAGACCTATTTCCTCTTCGAAGAGATGAAAACATCCTCATCAttccaagaaaaaaatatgacaaaTTGGTGAAGGACTATATCAAAATTAAGGACAACAgtaatttccattttaacaTCCTGGGTGGTAATCAAAACATATCTAATTCTTTATTTCGTCTAAAAAggcaaatgaacaaaattaaaattatgattaaaattttaatgggCCTCAATGAAGAGATGACTACCCTGAAGGACGTTTCGAAGCTCACTCCCGGCGAAAAGGAGCGCAATAAAAAGgctattcttttttatgtccgTTTAATTAGGGAGTTCAAGGATGACTGGTTTTATTAGTCCATCCGGAGGTGCGCcatttaaatatgtacataaatgtgAGTGTATCTATTTATGTTCctatgtaaatatgtaccTTTTATATATTGCACACCGATGCGCAGATGTATAATAATTGGAGTAGACACCCTCTCCACCGCGCATCCCTGCTGCACCCTACGTAGTTGCACCAGGagttgtacatacatatcGCATCTGTACATCCTTCTGTATCTACATATACTAAGccttaaaatttgtttccattAACCTACCAATTAGTATTTGCTCACCTCCGTGTACtttatttgtacatgtgtgaaaagaaattaaattttagtttctcttttattttttgtgtgtatcaTAATTCCATTATTTTGTCTAATGATAATTTACATGTTATATTTCTCATTATTTCCCAACCAAAACTATTTACCCAATTTGATTCTCTTAACAATAGGTTTTTAGTACAACCTTACATGAATTTACTGCAGCCTTGGCAGCTACGCACttggcaggaaaaaaaaaaaaaaaaaggtcaacAAAATTGGCATTGTTTCACCCCCCAGCAGGTAAAGATGTAAACGTGTGATATACCACTCTACGGTGTATCCCCTACACACAtctttgcacaaaaaaataaataaataaaaaaacacccgCTGGACTTATCCTCACTCTGACATGTTCATTCGTTACATGCACCTTTAACCGCGGATcatcataattttaaaacaaaatgggtaaaaaaaattatgttaaaagGGGGATATAATACTGATTCTCGTGAATCAGGACCGTTgggtaaaacaaaaagagaaTAACCAAACGAACGGGTTGAGCCGGGGTGGttgcaaaaagggacaccCGCCCAACTGTGCAGCTGATCAGTTCCACAGCTGcgcatttaataaaaaatcaaacttgaaaaaaaaaattcgaagcGATGCATAGCAATTTGAAACACTCGAATCAATTCAAACATGGGAACAATTCATTCTTCACAAAAAGATAGAAAGTAATACACCAAAAACGATATCTTTGGGGTGCATTCCTAATGGGTCTAGCAAACAACTATGCCACACTTCCCATTATGCGAAATGCCTTGTGTTGCGAAATCCCAAATTATGAAGTAATCTGCTTTATgttgttaataaatatttccttaTGGTGCGCCGCTataacttttaaaatttcattgATATTATCATCGTTCACCTCGACATGAAACGGGACGGACAAATATAAGTGATAGAGATTCGTTTTGATGCAGTAGAATTTTTCATACTCCGCCTCCAGGTATATTTGAGCAGGTAATTTGGAATCTCTTAATATGTCGTCGCACTTTTGGTACACTCTGAAAATTCTTTTCACCTTATCGAGGTTAATTTTGGAGCTATAATACTGCTTTAGGTATGGGATGTAGTAGCACACGTGAATGATGTCGATTCCCGGGATTTCTGGGAGAGCAAATGGGGAGTTGTCTGACGCTTTCACAATTTCGTCGTAGCAACCTGAGCTGATTAGCATCTGGG
Protein-coding regions in this window:
- a CDS encoding hypothetical protein (putative), with product MKTYVYVLYYLKLLVNKAANAIYQGINPYLDIKKYSEEALKQIQWHRNLSDDWYVKDDNIVNDSGATIKEVEHRINRGEISIGGQCYDGDKHDDLRNLFVKLIDELFFSNYGECLEMEKKLYLSTQAFLKKLQDDINEDFEAILHVVRHHIKNFFKKTSAHNQQELEKITGIDMNLRINDEGNLLFNNKNLHHFLAFTKLELNIDLEQEYSTFENYSLISDIERVYIDLAIEISKVEEDIAKYLNSTLHRFPLKYYRDANAFAVMFQSNAMIILEDNLHVNLYHKYVEQMEKSNANFRIDIKPIDSLLQDMLSILNHTIDYNVHALFVKLNKHLNGDLKSLIAFFLYLFNIEKFRNHDIIKSIEEKSEDLEESKIMSNSYNLFMIEKNDINIAEIKFKIFVKNKFDFNVDDKKVRSLEKKLYDIYQNKHLVEAFNLIAYQILIKRIVKDYANFVEQLKKTSYRYQPLFKKVIDLFPLRRDENILIIPRKKYDKLVKDYIKIKDNSNFHFNILGGNQNISNSLFRLKRQMNKIKIMIKILMGLNEEMTTLKDVSKLTPGEKERNKKAILFYVRLIREFKDDWFY